The following are from one region of the Hyla sarda isolate aHylSar1 chromosome 6, aHylSar1.hap1, whole genome shotgun sequence genome:
- the LOC130276935 gene encoding galectin-12-like isoform X2, translated as MDPLSLLLRPPVFYPVVPYICTIYGGLRSGRMILVQGSVGSNASRFQIDFQCGCSSLPRSDVAFHFNPRFSSSETHVICNTLRKDQWLDEVKFSRFPLRKGESFVLIFLFLADKVKVSIGGQHFLDFLYRLPLHDVDTLGIYGDVTLKEISFLNSNPFQEAMTDYPLCQPLHRGHAGVLVLPLSESFPKGLSEGHMILVRGLVTAHPLQIIFSLKSKNTTPFNLTANFKDQSLCYNYNMGQSWAEPQKIQTPFFVFHKERYFEVLVLIESGMFRLAINGTPLGDFCPPSLDLKSIDEFQINGTAIIYYVKC; from the exons GTTGTGCCTTATATATGCACAATATATGGGGGTCTACGAAGTGGACGAATGATCCTTGTACAAGGAAGTGTCGGCAGCAATGCTTCTAG GTTCCAGATTGACTTTCAGTGCGGGTGCAGCTCTCTTCCTCGCTCTGATGTCGCCTTTCACTTCAATCCACGTTTCTCTTCTTCGGAAACACATGTAATCTGCAATACCCTGCGGAAGGACCAGTGGCTAGATGAGGTCAAGTTCTCAAGATTCCCACTAAGAAAAGGAGAATCTTTTGTGCTGATTTTCCTTTTTCTTGCTGATAAAGTAAAG GTCAGCATTGGTGGACAGCATTTCCTGGATTTCCTGTATCGCCTTCCGCTCCATGATGTGGACACATTGGGGATTTATGGAGATGtcactttaaaggagatctcgTTCCTGAACAGTAAT CCTTTTCAGGAGGCAATGACAGACTATCCATTGTGTCAG CCTTTACATCGGGGACATGCAGGAGTG TTGGTTCTTCCCCTGTCCGAGTCATTTCCCAAGGGTTTGTCAGAAGGTCACATGATCTTGGTTCGGGGTTTGGTGACTGCTCACCCATTACA AATAATTTTCTCATTGAAATCTAAAAATACCACCCCTTTTAACCTGACTGCAAACTTCAAAGACCAATCTTTATGTTACAACTACAACATGGGTCAGTCATGGGCAGAGCCACAAAAAATCCAAACCCCTTTCTTTGTGTTCCATAAAGAGAGATATTTTGAG GTTCTAGTCCTTATCGAGTCCGGCATGTTCAGACTTGCCATCAATGGGACCCCACTTGGGGACTTCTGCCCTCCTTCGCTAGATCTGAAATCCATCGATGAGTTCCAGATCAATGGTACCGCAATAATTTATTATGTAAAATGCTGA
- the LOC130276935 gene encoding galectin-12-like isoform X3 has protein sequence MILVQGSVGSNASRFQIDFQCGCSSLPRSDVAFHFNPRFSSSETHVICNTLRKDQWLDEVKFSRFPLRKGESFVLIFLFLADKVKVSIGGQHFLDFLYRLPLHDVDTLGIYGDVTLKEISFLNSNPFQEAMTDYPLCQPLHRGHAGVLVLPLSESFPKGLSEGHMILVRGLVTAHPLQIIFSLKSKNTTPFNLTANFKDQSLCYNYNMGQSWAEPQKIQTPFFVFHKERYFEVLVLIESGMFRLAINGTPLGDFCPPSLDLKSIDEFQINGTAIIYYVKC, from the exons ATGATCCTTGTACAAGGAAGTGTCGGCAGCAATGCTTCTAG GTTCCAGATTGACTTTCAGTGCGGGTGCAGCTCTCTTCCTCGCTCTGATGTCGCCTTTCACTTCAATCCACGTTTCTCTTCTTCGGAAACACATGTAATCTGCAATACCCTGCGGAAGGACCAGTGGCTAGATGAGGTCAAGTTCTCAAGATTCCCACTAAGAAAAGGAGAATCTTTTGTGCTGATTTTCCTTTTTCTTGCTGATAAAGTAAAG GTCAGCATTGGTGGACAGCATTTCCTGGATTTCCTGTATCGCCTTCCGCTCCATGATGTGGACACATTGGGGATTTATGGAGATGtcactttaaaggagatctcgTTCCTGAACAGTAAT CCTTTTCAGGAGGCAATGACAGACTATCCATTGTGTCAG CCTTTACATCGGGGACATGCAGGAGTG TTGGTTCTTCCCCTGTCCGAGTCATTTCCCAAGGGTTTGTCAGAAGGTCACATGATCTTGGTTCGGGGTTTGGTGACTGCTCACCCATTACA AATAATTTTCTCATTGAAATCTAAAAATACCACCCCTTTTAACCTGACTGCAAACTTCAAAGACCAATCTTTATGTTACAACTACAACATGGGTCAGTCATGGGCAGAGCCACAAAAAATCCAAACCCCTTTCTTTGTGTTCCATAAAGAGAGATATTTTGAG GTTCTAGTCCTTATCGAGTCCGGCATGTTCAGACTTGCCATCAATGGGACCCCACTTGGGGACTTCTGCCCTCCTTCGCTAGATCTGAAATCCATCGATGAGTTCCAGATCAATGGTACCGCAATAATTTATTATGTAAAATGCTGA
- the LOC130276935 gene encoding galectin-12-like isoform X1 produces MQKTNKTPECCSSALRHASDVIIMCRSANWRRQEERRGCGRLVVPYICTIYGGLRSGRMILVQGSVGSNASRFQIDFQCGCSSLPRSDVAFHFNPRFSSSETHVICNTLRKDQWLDEVKFSRFPLRKGESFVLIFLFLADKVKVSIGGQHFLDFLYRLPLHDVDTLGIYGDVTLKEISFLNSNPFQEAMTDYPLCQPLHRGHAGVLVLPLSESFPKGLSEGHMILVRGLVTAHPLQIIFSLKSKNTTPFNLTANFKDQSLCYNYNMGQSWAEPQKIQTPFFVFHKERYFEVLVLIESGMFRLAINGTPLGDFCPPSLDLKSIDEFQINGTAIIYYVKC; encoded by the exons ATGCAGAAAACCAACAAGACACCCGAGTGTTGTTCCTCTGCACTCCGGCatgcaagtgacgtcatcattATGTGCCGAAGTGCAAACTGGAGAAgacaggaagagagaagaggctGCGGGAGGTTG GTTGTGCCTTATATATGCACAATATATGGGGGTCTACGAAGTGGACGAATGATCCTTGTACAAGGAAGTGTCGGCAGCAATGCTTCTAG GTTCCAGATTGACTTTCAGTGCGGGTGCAGCTCTCTTCCTCGCTCTGATGTCGCCTTTCACTTCAATCCACGTTTCTCTTCTTCGGAAACACATGTAATCTGCAATACCCTGCGGAAGGACCAGTGGCTAGATGAGGTCAAGTTCTCAAGATTCCCACTAAGAAAAGGAGAATCTTTTGTGCTGATTTTCCTTTTTCTTGCTGATAAAGTAAAG GTCAGCATTGGTGGACAGCATTTCCTGGATTTCCTGTATCGCCTTCCGCTCCATGATGTGGACACATTGGGGATTTATGGAGATGtcactttaaaggagatctcgTTCCTGAACAGTAAT CCTTTTCAGGAGGCAATGACAGACTATCCATTGTGTCAG CCTTTACATCGGGGACATGCAGGAGTG TTGGTTCTTCCCCTGTCCGAGTCATTTCCCAAGGGTTTGTCAGAAGGTCACATGATCTTGGTTCGGGGTTTGGTGACTGCTCACCCATTACA AATAATTTTCTCATTGAAATCTAAAAATACCACCCCTTTTAACCTGACTGCAAACTTCAAAGACCAATCTTTATGTTACAACTACAACATGGGTCAGTCATGGGCAGAGCCACAAAAAATCCAAACCCCTTTCTTTGTGTTCCATAAAGAGAGATATTTTGAG GTTCTAGTCCTTATCGAGTCCGGCATGTTCAGACTTGCCATCAATGGGACCCCACTTGGGGACTTCTGCCCTCCTTCGCTAGATCTGAAATCCATCGATGAGTTCCAGATCAATGGTACCGCAATAATTTATTATGTAAAATGCTGA